One stretch of Schlesneria sp. DSM 10557 DNA includes these proteins:
- a CDS encoding tetratricopeptide repeat protein, translating into MSRSRRYSLVMAMILILSRVLDFQLPISFAEELVGAKRVLEAVQELSEVSDDSDEIAIVAKKIQELPARLDLLTPPDAAAAWIEVYDLWKATSNLSSSVHEDIEVGKLIDALPPPAAWPDLVQMIDTRPIQGSEREQINAIALRMLGHRLLGRMDQLKEDLERGLKLVDPAKGGKGRGGLFTAITNMFQSKDADDYFREFAFVHLQELQGELEPKSALEVFRSKLEIAPSGEFDELVIPDLVHLVGHEEATILLTRAFQRKGGLLNFGVLRRSEKQDNETLVLARELAIEHLNELSQPYWDLCHSIDAVDLFQRFSTIPQPQREWFHREDHHLPVAYYLIGLIVRDRQQDVVKFLKEPPLEMRGGVQISINEIRSILPELEGLGHAEKFYTFLNDALKANPELPLWEFYIELSAQNGRSQDALPVVDEAIANDELSLMARRQLEIIRVDALLSADRIDEAVAFAFQILPDGQAGNDDNRGASDIELALKVAEIGRLLDRDEWITRGTDIAEKLLNEEPSSYYLAEFVELLIEVKQLARAERLCIKELVSRLRQKDGFAFHYDADERSPLHQLARVYHAGERVEDVLTLLEEAPWWKDPDIGTMLENSQAPESGHGQRSRAPLPLIAAKSLAAMGRHEEALAIAKVITEKWPGYDPGWQLALELAGDEFVPFAEGVFAQDAFEERPLIWLARYYLDRGDLVKAEQFARQAIAIDPSDGEQGGGDRMRVYAVLAEILKQGNSETAKVYQGAVKAIRMAELADQHYVQGMLSRGIRMYRASLLLFADAYCIQSRLAVQLADSGDMEGAARHYQRAFELMPDSFGRVESHCFGCEGVFKGPLAVKIANDVFSRLVAEKPEHPRLHYLLGYLRESEMKYEEALRSFEEAVRLDPDYLNAWAKICRTPHRTGTMDTDRDQATFAILRLDPTGKHAVLDISEVTDLARLWTVLRENVRDVPDVKPNPLFQLTASKLAQAVREGQGDWKTRERNRSRGPRFSSHHHLSSISKLIGSNSGPAF; encoded by the coding sequence ATGTCACGCAGCCGACGTTATTCTCTCGTTATGGCGATGATTCTGATCTTGTCGCGGGTTTTGGATTTCCAGTTGCCGATCAGTTTCGCGGAGGAACTTGTGGGGGCCAAGCGGGTGCTGGAAGCCGTACAAGAGCTTTCTGAGGTGTCGGACGACAGCGACGAAATCGCGATCGTCGCCAAGAAAATTCAGGAACTTCCGGCCCGATTGGACCTGTTGACACCGCCCGATGCTGCAGCGGCGTGGATTGAGGTTTACGATTTGTGGAAAGCGACATCAAACCTGTCATCATCAGTCCATGAGGATATCGAGGTGGGAAAGCTCATTGACGCCTTGCCACCCCCTGCGGCCTGGCCTGACCTGGTGCAAATGATCGATACTCGTCCGATTCAGGGGAGCGAACGAGAACAGATCAATGCGATTGCGTTACGAATGCTCGGGCACCGCTTGCTCGGCCGGATGGACCAGTTAAAGGAGGACCTCGAGCGAGGGCTCAAGCTTGTTGATCCTGCGAAGGGAGGAAAAGGTAGAGGAGGGCTCTTTACCGCGATTACGAACATGTTCCAGTCCAAGGATGCGGATGACTACTTTCGAGAGTTCGCGTTCGTCCACTTGCAGGAATTGCAGGGTGAACTGGAACCGAAGTCAGCTCTGGAAGTGTTCCGTTCGAAACTTGAGATTGCGCCATCGGGGGAGTTCGATGAACTGGTTATTCCTGATCTTGTTCATCTCGTCGGACATGAAGAGGCAACCATCTTACTGACAAGGGCATTTCAGCGGAAAGGGGGCCTACTCAACTTTGGCGTGCTACGTCGTTCGGAAAAGCAGGACAACGAAACTCTGGTCCTGGCAAGAGAACTCGCGATCGAACATCTCAACGAGTTATCACAGCCATACTGGGACTTATGTCATTCAATCGATGCTGTCGATCTCTTTCAGCGGTTCAGCACAATTCCTCAACCCCAGCGGGAGTGGTTCCATCGCGAAGATCACCACTTGCCAGTGGCATACTATCTCATCGGTTTGATCGTCCGTGACCGGCAACAAGATGTCGTCAAATTCCTGAAGGAGCCTCCGCTGGAAATGCGAGGTGGTGTTCAGATTTCAATCAACGAGATTCGCTCGATTCTGCCGGAATTGGAGGGTCTCGGGCATGCGGAAAAATTCTATACGTTTCTCAACGACGCTTTGAAAGCCAACCCCGAACTGCCCTTATGGGAATTCTACATCGAATTGTCCGCTCAGAACGGACGAAGTCAGGATGCGCTCCCGGTGGTTGACGAGGCCATCGCCAACGATGAGCTGTCGCTGATGGCACGGCGCCAGTTGGAGATCATCCGTGTTGATGCGCTTCTTTCAGCCGACCGGATTGACGAGGCGGTCGCTTTCGCATTCCAGATTTTGCCAGACGGACAGGCAGGCAACGACGACAATCGTGGAGCATCGGATATTGAATTGGCCTTAAAAGTGGCGGAAATTGGCCGCTTGCTCGATCGGGACGAATGGATCACTCGGGGGACGGATATTGCCGAGAAACTGCTTAATGAAGAGCCTTCATCGTACTACCTGGCTGAGTTTGTTGAGCTGCTTATTGAAGTGAAGCAACTGGCCCGTGCCGAACGACTTTGCATCAAGGAACTGGTTTCGCGGCTTCGTCAGAAGGATGGATTCGCTTTCCATTATGATGCGGATGAACGTTCGCCTCTTCATCAGCTCGCGCGCGTGTACCACGCCGGGGAACGTGTAGAAGACGTTTTGACGCTACTCGAAGAAGCACCCTGGTGGAAAGATCCTGACATTGGAACGATGCTCGAGAACAGTCAAGCCCCCGAAAGCGGCCATGGGCAACGCTCTCGTGCTCCTCTCCCCTTAATCGCCGCCAAGTCTCTTGCAGCAATGGGGAGACACGAGGAAGCACTGGCAATCGCGAAGGTAATCACTGAGAAGTGGCCAGGATACGATCCGGGCTGGCAATTGGCGCTGGAATTGGCGGGGGATGAATTCGTTCCGTTCGCGGAGGGGGTGTTTGCTCAGGATGCGTTTGAAGAGCGGCCCCTCATCTGGCTGGCCAGATACTATCTGGATCGGGGAGATCTTGTGAAAGCGGAGCAGTTCGCCAGACAGGCAATCGCGATTGATCCGTCTGACGGAGAGCAGGGGGGCGGGGACCGCATGCGAGTCTATGCCGTCCTTGCGGAGATCCTGAAGCAGGGAAATTCAGAGACGGCAAAAGTCTATCAGGGGGCCGTCAAAGCGATTCGTATGGCAGAGCTGGCTGATCAGCACTATGTCCAGGGAATGTTGTCCCGCGGAATCAGGATGTACCGGGCCAGCCTGCTGCTGTTCGCAGACGCCTACTGTATTCAGTCGCGGCTCGCGGTTCAGTTGGCGGATAGTGGAGACATGGAAGGGGCGGCCAGACATTATCAGCGTGCCTTCGAACTGATGCCCGACAGTTTCGGTCGTGTAGAAAGCCACTGCTTTGGCTGCGAAGGAGTTTTCAAAGGACCCTTGGCGGTCAAAATTGCCAATGACGTTTTTTCACGGCTTGTGGCAGAGAAGCCCGAACATCCGCGACTTCATTATCTTCTCGGTTATCTGCGTGAATCCGAAATGAAATATGAAGAGGCATTAAGATCATTCGAAGAAGCGGTTCGTCTCGACCCTGATTATCTCAATGCTTGGGCCAAGATTTGCAGAACCCCACACAGGACGGGGACGATGGACACCGATCGGGACCAGGCCACCTTTGCGATTCTGCGGTTGGATCCAACTGGAAAACATGCTGTGCTCGATATTAGCGAAGTCACAGATTTGGCCCGACTTTGGACCGTTCTGCGAGAGAACGTACGGGACGTGCCGGACGTCAAACCTAATCCGCTGTTTCAATTGACGGCTTCGAAACTGGCGCAGGCTGTGCGAGAAGGCCAAGGCGATTGGAAAACACGTGAGCGAAACAGAAGCCGTGGGCCTCGTTTCTCTTCGCACCATCATCTCAGCTCGATTTCCAAACTTATTGGCTCAAATTCGGGGCCTGCGTTCTGA
- a CDS encoding transposase, which produces MESREGIKARKHLSTNGLIRVVQERFSFVKDPRRGLVEIPLSDALMSAFAMFSLKCPSLLAFEEERKNPNIRRFYHIGRTPSDTRMREILDGVAPEEIRPAFADVFRCVQRGKILERFAYWKNCYLLACDGTGYFSSDKVHCTSCLEKHSQSGRITYSHAAVAAVIVHPDIREVIPLCPEPIIRQDGTEKNDCERNASRRLLSHVRKDHPHLGFIVTEDGLASNGPHIQDLRAHDMHFILGAKPGDHAFLFERATQAIDDGTAITWQTDDPDKSERKSYTAVAQLPLNAAHPDLMVNFVSCTVEKGKKSTTFSWVTDLPVEPREMMLPLIERGGRARWRIENETFNTLKNQDYHFEHNYGHGFKHLSTVLMMLMMLAFLVDQTSQLACPLFRAASAAMKSKRALWERLRALFFTAPFEDMEQLYRRIIRGFEDFPAPVNSS; this is translated from the coding sequence ATGGAATCGCGAGAAGGCATTAAGGCGCGGAAGCATTTGTCGACAAACGGGCTGATCCGTGTGGTTCAAGAGAGATTCTCTTTCGTGAAGGATCCACGACGGGGGCTCGTCGAGATTCCTCTGTCGGATGCGTTGATGTCGGCGTTCGCGATGTTCTCCCTGAAATGCCCGTCCTTGCTGGCGTTTGAAGAAGAACGTAAGAACCCCAACATCAGGCGGTTCTATCACATTGGACGTACTCCGAGTGACACCCGGATGCGGGAAATTCTGGATGGCGTCGCCCCCGAGGAAATTCGCCCTGCGTTCGCGGATGTGTTTCGCTGCGTGCAACGGGGTAAGATTCTGGAACGGTTTGCCTATTGGAAGAATTGCTATCTGCTCGCGTGCGATGGGACAGGCTATTTCTCGTCCGACAAGGTCCATTGCACATCGTGCCTGGAGAAGCACTCGCAGTCGGGCCGGATCACCTATTCGCATGCGGCCGTGGCAGCGGTGATCGTCCATCCCGACATTCGTGAAGTGATCCCGCTGTGCCCGGAACCGATCATTCGCCAGGATGGCACGGAGAAGAATGACTGTGAACGGAACGCTTCGCGACGTCTCTTGAGTCACGTTCGAAAAGACCATCCGCACCTGGGATTCATCGTCACAGAAGATGGGTTGGCCTCGAATGGACCGCACATTCAGGACCTGCGTGCTCATGACATGCATTTTATTCTGGGGGCCAAGCCGGGGGACCACGCGTTTTTGTTTGAGCGAGCAACACAAGCCATTGATGACGGGACTGCGATCACGTGGCAAACGGATGACCCCGACAAGAGTGAGCGAAAGAGTTACACCGCCGTGGCGCAACTCCCGCTGAACGCGGCCCACCCGGACCTGATGGTCAATTTTGTCTCGTGCACCGTCGAAAAGGGGAAGAAATCGACCACATTCAGTTGGGTGACGGACCTGCCCGTCGAACCCAGGGAAATGATGCTCCCACTGATCGAGCGAGGAGGTCGCGCCCGGTGGCGGATTGAGAACGAAACGTTCAACACACTCAAGAATCAGGACTACCATTTTGAGCACAACTACGGGCATGGATTCAAGCATCTGTCCACCGTCCTGATGATGTTGATGATGCTGGCGTTTCTGGTGGATCAGACATCGCAACTGGCTTGTCCGCTGTTCCGTGCCGCCTCTGCAGCGATGAAAAGCAAGCGGGCTTTATGGGAACGACTGCGAGCCCTCTTCTTTACCGCTCCCTTTGAAGACATGGAGCAGCTCTACCGAAGAATCATTCGAGGCTTCGAAGACTTCCCCGCCCCGGTCAATAGCTCGTAA